The proteins below come from a single Gimesia alba genomic window:
- the topA gene encoding type I DNA topoisomerase has translation MAKKKLKALVIVESPAKAKKIGSYLGSKYKVLASMGHVRDLPTKASDVPSEFKKKHKWATLGVNVESEFEPYYLVPKEKKKTVKELKDALKDAEELILATDEDREGESIGWHLTELLKPKVPVKRMVFSEITEEAIQEAIANPRELDLNLVSAQETRRVLDRLYGFTLSPLLWKKIARGLSAGRVQSVAVRILVQRELERLAFKSGTYWDLKAQLKTDAGAEFESMLSTVGGKKVASGKDFDESTGKLKEGANVLLLNEQQADDLLERVKKSDWKVTSVEQRLQSRKPPAPFTTSTLQQEGNRKLNMSARETMQVAQRLYEDGHITYMRTDSVNLSNEAVSASRQRIEDLYGKDYLYPEIRRFDTKSKGAQEAHEAIRPAGKQMKTAEEIGLKGQQAKLYSMIWKRTMATQMEEAKLRFQTVTITAADAEFRATGRHVEFPGFFRAYVEGSDDPEAALDDSESMLPPLEENQALEASQVEPLKHETKPPARYTEASIVRKLESEGVGRPSTYASIIGTIQDRGYVKKSGSQLVPTFTALAVTRLLEKFFPNLVDLQFTAAMEQELDDIAVGEGDRLPYLNQFYRGKEGLDEQVKSKEETIDAREICTLDLEGIESAVRVGRYGPYVSDESEEEPVSASIPDDIAPADLTNELAQKLIRLKSEGPKSLGMHPEENTPIYKLHGPFGPYLQLGDVIEDGPKPKRVSIPKNVDPDSIDFELALKYLSLPRFLGEHPETGKKVNAGIGRFGPYVLHDKVYKSLGKEDDILTIGLDRAVELLKQARKRSAPTPIRDLGKHPEDEEQVAIFDGRYGPYVKHGKINATIPKGYEVETVTLEQALEWIEAKAAKKGTKKAAGKKKAAKKTTKKAAAKKKTTKKAATKKTAAKKTAKKKTAKKKTAKKKTAEE, from the coding sequence GTGGCAAAGAAGAAGCTGAAAGCATTAGTGATCGTTGAATCACCGGCTAAAGCCAAGAAAATCGGCAGCTATCTAGGTAGTAAATATAAGGTCCTGGCCAGTATGGGGCACGTTCGTGATCTGCCCACCAAAGCCTCCGATGTCCCTTCCGAATTCAAGAAAAAACACAAATGGGCCACATTAGGCGTCAATGTTGAGTCCGAATTTGAGCCGTATTACCTGGTTCCCAAAGAGAAGAAAAAAACGGTTAAGGAACTCAAGGACGCCCTGAAAGATGCAGAAGAATTGATTCTCGCGACCGACGAAGACCGCGAAGGAGAAAGCATCGGCTGGCATCTGACCGAATTGCTCAAGCCCAAAGTGCCCGTGAAACGCATGGTTTTCTCGGAAATTACAGAAGAAGCCATTCAGGAAGCGATTGCCAATCCCCGGGAACTCGACTTAAATCTGGTCTCGGCTCAAGAGACCCGCCGTGTTCTGGACCGTTTGTACGGATTTACATTGAGCCCGCTACTCTGGAAGAAAATTGCCCGCGGTCTCTCTGCCGGTCGTGTGCAATCGGTAGCGGTTCGGATTCTAGTACAACGTGAGCTGGAGCGGCTGGCATTTAAAAGTGGTACCTACTGGGATTTGAAGGCGCAGCTCAAAACTGACGCAGGCGCCGAGTTTGAATCGATGTTATCCACAGTAGGCGGCAAGAAAGTCGCCAGCGGAAAAGACTTCGATGAGTCGACGGGGAAATTGAAAGAGGGGGCGAATGTCCTCTTGCTCAATGAACAGCAGGCCGATGACTTACTGGAACGTGTCAAGAAGTCGGATTGGAAAGTGACTTCAGTCGAGCAGCGTCTGCAGTCGCGGAAACCCCCCGCGCCGTTTACGACCAGTACACTGCAACAGGAGGGGAACCGAAAGCTGAATATGTCGGCTCGGGAAACCATGCAGGTGGCGCAGCGACTGTACGAAGACGGTCACATTACTTATATGCGTACTGACAGTGTCAACCTCTCGAACGAAGCCGTCTCTGCCTCACGCCAGCGGATTGAAGATTTATACGGCAAAGACTATCTCTACCCGGAAATCCGCCGCTTCGATACGAAATCCAAAGGAGCACAGGAAGCTCACGAAGCGATTCGTCCTGCGGGAAAGCAGATGAAAACCGCCGAAGAAATCGGTTTGAAAGGGCAACAGGCCAAACTGTATTCGATGATCTGGAAGCGGACGATGGCCACTCAAATGGAAGAAGCCAAACTGCGTTTTCAAACTGTGACAATCACCGCCGCGGATGCCGAATTTCGGGCTACCGGACGTCATGTTGAATTTCCCGGTTTCTTCCGGGCTTATGTTGAAGGTTCCGATGATCCGGAAGCAGCTTTGGATGACAGTGAATCCATGCTGCCACCTCTGGAAGAAAATCAGGCGCTGGAAGCCAGTCAGGTCGAACCGCTCAAACACGAAACGAAACCTCCCGCGCGTTATACGGAAGCCAGCATTGTTCGCAAACTGGAAAGCGAAGGCGTCGGCCGTCCAAGTACGTATGCTTCCATTATCGGTACGATTCAGGATCGTGGTTACGTGAAAAAGTCAGGTAGTCAGCTCGTCCCGACATTTACCGCGTTGGCAGTCACACGTCTGCTCGAAAAGTTTTTCCCGAACCTGGTCGACTTGCAGTTTACCGCTGCCATGGAACAGGAACTGGATGATATTGCCGTTGGCGAAGGGGATCGACTACCATATTTGAACCAGTTCTATCGGGGCAAAGAAGGCCTGGATGAGCAGGTGAAATCTAAAGAGGAAACCATCGACGCACGTGAAATATGCACGTTGGATCTGGAAGGGATCGAGTCTGCGGTCCGTGTGGGCCGCTATGGTCCTTATGTCTCTGATGAATCAGAAGAAGAGCCTGTTTCCGCCTCCATTCCCGATGATATTGCACCCGCCGACCTGACCAATGAACTGGCACAGAAATTAATTCGCCTGAAGAGTGAAGGGCCAAAGTCTCTCGGAATGCATCCCGAGGAGAATACACCCATTTATAAGCTGCACGGTCCCTTTGGTCCTTATTTGCAGTTAGGGGATGTCATTGAAGATGGTCCCAAGCCTAAACGTGTCAGTATTCCCAAGAACGTCGATCCGGATTCCATTGATTTTGAATTAGCGTTGAAATATTTGAGTCTGCCACGGTTCTTAGGCGAGCATCCCGAAACCGGAAAGAAGGTCAACGCAGGCATCGGTCGCTTTGGCCCTTATGTGCTACACGACAAAGTTTATAAGTCGCTGGGCAAGGAAGACGATATTCTGACGATCGGCCTGGACCGGGCAGTCGAGTTACTGAAGCAGGCCCGCAAACGCAGTGCTCCGACGCCGATTCGCGATCTGGGGAAACATCCGGAAGACGAAGAACAGGTTGCCATCTTTGATGGTCGTTATGGTCCTTATGTCAAGCACGGCAAAATCAACGCGACTATTCCCAAAGGGTATGAAGTCGAAACAGTAACATTGGAGCAGGCACTCGAATGGATTGAAGCCAAAGCGGCGAAAAAAGGAACAAAGAAAGCTGCAGGCAAAAAGAAGGCCGCGAAAAAGACGACCAAAAAAGCGGCTGCAAAAAAGAAGACCACCAAGAAAGCGGCGACAAAAAAGACAGCTGCTAAGAAAACAGCGAAGAAGAAAACAGCGAAGAAGAAAACAGCGAAGAAAAAAACGGCTGAAGAATAA
- a CDS encoding DNA topoisomerase I, translating into MLTPFDQLGIIVGGFLRILFNNPYFRNLLKPLTRFFVGLIAIPIFHLILNKIVRVQDIDEELEKDLEQWFRGSLLLLAATANMEAALFGWVPMSLQGTEGWVLMGFRIMLAIGVIEAMPDQELFSIIHPGPPVLKLSREYGIFRELKEKWRAILKGIVCQHVNRSSPVFAILSAIAVDTVGWVCYGIAITQYLIIGLVTSRDRALDVLSEFDRQVTLRRRELIEEFDLNDSEVKAADRKRCEEEAEQETLPPGAVEVDESNASA; encoded by the coding sequence GTGCTAACACCGTTCGATCAGTTAGGAATTATTGTGGGTGGATTTCTTCGTATCCTGTTTAACAATCCCTACTTTAGAAATCTGTTAAAGCCTTTAACACGATTCTTTGTCGGATTGATTGCGATCCCGATCTTTCACCTGATTCTCAACAAAATCGTACGCGTTCAGGACATTGATGAGGAACTGGAAAAAGACCTTGAGCAATGGTTCCGCGGTTCGCTGTTATTGCTGGCGGCCACCGCGAATATGGAAGCGGCTCTGTTCGGTTGGGTCCCCATGAGTCTGCAGGGAACCGAAGGCTGGGTTTTAATGGGCTTTCGGATCATGTTGGCCATCGGTGTGATTGAAGCGATGCCGGATCAGGAATTATTTTCGATCATCCACCCTGGTCCACCGGTCTTGAAGTTATCAAGAGAGTACGGGATTTTCCGAGAATTGAAAGAGAAATGGCGGGCGATTCTGAAGGGGATTGTTTGTCAGCATGTTAACCGATCTTCTCCAGTATTTGCCATCCTCTCTGCGATCGCCGTTGATACTGTAGGCTGGGTCTGTTATGGAATAGCAATCACTCAGTACCTGATCATTGGCCTGGTGACGTCGCGTGATCGTGCACTGGATGTGCTCTCCGAATTTGATCGGCAGGTCACGCTTCGCAGACGTGAGTTGATTGAAGAATTCGACCTGAACGATTCAGAAGTCAAAGCAGCAGATCGGAAGAGATGCGAAGAGGAAGCAGAACAGGAAACCCTCCCCCCGGGCGCGGTGGAAGTGGATGAATCCAATGCTTCCGCCTGA